The nucleotide sequence GTTCAGGCTATTTATATGGAAGATCTAAAACACTCGTCGAGGTATCATTTCTACCTGCTTGTTACGTAGGTGATAAATTAAATACAGTAACGTAAGTGGTAAATATGAAATTGATGATAGGTGGTGGAGCAATATAAGCTGGGATACGAAGTTACCCTTTGCTCGTGACAGATTGGTGGAGTGTTTTATGTGGAGTGTAGGTTTTACTTACAAACCTCAGTTTAGTTTGGGAAGGAGAAATCTAACAAAGGCCGTCGCCATGATTACTACTATTGATGATGTCTATGATGTTTATGGCACTTTAGATGAAGTTGAACAATTTACTGATGTTGTCACCAggtaaacacacacacacacacacatatatatataattaaaataaaattcttGATAACTGAGAATGTTTCTCCTTCTTAGATGGGATGTGAATGCGATCCAAGAGCTCCCAGATTATATGCAGATGTGTTTCCTTGGATTGTACAGCACAATAAATGAGATCGCGTATGACATATTGATAGAATCAGGAATCGTCACCCTTCCGTACATAAAGAAAGCTGTAATTAATCCATCttctttaattattattattattatgattatttccTTATTAATTATGCATGCATGGATGGTTGTTAGTGGGCAGATTTATGCACGTCATACCTTGTAGAAGCAAGGTGGTACCATAATGGATATACGCCAACTCTCAAAGAGTACTTGGACAATGGTTGGGTATCAATAACAGGTCCTATAATACTCATACATATTAAGTTATCAACATCGATTACTTCAACAGAAGAGATCCTCCAGTGGTTTGAAGAGTCTTATGATATAGTTCACCACGTAGGGATGCTTGTACGACTTGCAGATGACTTGGGGACATCATCGGTATGTAACACATACATAACCTGATCGATGATTATATTTTGATTTGTACCCATATTAATATATATTCCATTAATGTTCAAAACAATAACTTCAATTCTCCATATATTCTCTTGttttttagcattcagattcatacagttgtgttttagcatccagattccatacagttgtgttttaacagcaagcagattcatacagatgtgtttaacagcaagcagattcatacagcttgtgttttagcattcagattcatacagttgtgttttaacagcaaacagattcatacagttgtgttttaacagcaagcagattcataacttgtgttttagcattcagattcatacagttgtgttttaacagcaatcagattcatacagttgtgttttaaacagcaatcagattcataccctgtgttttaccatctttatattgtgggatctataGAAAAAATTGGCTTTAGCCCTGTAAATTGTTAAAACACAGCActaagaacatgctgataaattccagtaatcttctgaacaatggaatatgacatgtaatgtgacatggaattttagttaatgaacacattgacttccagatttgaattcgaaaataataaaaattccgaaaatcatggaattttagttaatgaagatacattcaaaaaataaaattaaaatgtgaaattacatgatagcccttctacttaaaatccctcaatgacacatgtccaattcttattccttcctagactttctaggaaaaatagactttccacccaactcctactcataaaaaatttatatatttaagaaccccatgtattgtatgggttaagtaaatttaattttatatattaaataatgaaaaaagttacatttttaagaaccacATGTATTGTATGAGTTGAGCACATGTAACtttatataccaatcaataaaaagttatatattgttatatctttataaaccctgtaTATTATAAAACTTTTgcactaaactgacaaaatgacccgaaccatagggactaaaatgacatttaactctttacattatattaatttatatttagtgtacgtcttttgttaatttcaagataaataattttgaaatttaATAACTACTTTAAAAAACTATATTATCTCCTAAAcgaatttatattaaattttattttataattatctttcaATTAATATTAACTaggattacgacccgccgcaatgcggcggagattctttatttataactaagtcgatctacgaCCCACACGTTATGTTAAACGTGTCAAACGGggtaaaaatagacgatgtaaaaacgttcacccacacacgcacgttgcgtcgagttagcttgcaaaatttagaacgaaacgtaaaaacgttaagccaaagacacagctgtgatgtgttaagtcacaaaatttagaaccaagcatagagcgaaaaatttgcgaaaaatggaaactataaatgaccaaagttgaaagtaaaaaaagttatgatgATAGactgcaaaagataaaaagttttgggttaaaagtaaaaaaaacaaatagttttaggttaaaagtaatttatgaaatacttttgggtgaaaagtaaaaaaaaaacattttttttgaaaCCCCCCAAAGCCAATGTTACGACAACAATATGCAtaacaattttttctttgaaaacccccaaatcataccccgcgttgcggcggggcgtaaaacggtgtcaaatagtattAATGTCACACAACCATCATCGACAACCAACACTGACTTGATCTATAATATGCgtattgcgacgaacctgtcaaacatggaaaaatagaggtaaaaacgttgaaccacacatgcacgttgcgtcgtattaactcgaaaaaattagaactatacgtaaaacgaaaatttgcgaaagatgaaaagtataagtgacaaaagttgtgaagttaaattgcaaataatgaaaagttttgggttaaaattaaaaaaaacaaattatgtagggttaaaatttaaaaaggtacaaacctttgggttaaaactaaaaaatcaagtttttttttgaaaaactcataaAGCATAACTTACAACTAATAATGCacaaaaagtttgcaaacttatataggttttaattattaattttgaaatctaataaatatttcaaaaaacTATATTATCACCTacacgaattgtttaaatttagattaaattttattttataattatctttcaattaatatcaattataattaaataggagatagagattaGAAAACTAAAAAATTGATGGCTCCAATTAATGACACGTGTCCTTtcattgatttcttttattatagagtatagattgtgagtggaggagaaaaaaaatgttactgttcatctgtatattttaGGGGATagtgttcaccccctataattttttaatatattttgaaaatggttgtgagtggatgagagagaaaagttaatgataaaggtataaaaaatattatttaacgaAAAATAAGAGAGAAAATATAGTgtattttagtgtaatttagtGAAATGGATGTGAATGATCTAAGTCAAACAATCAAAGTATTCTATTTGATTTTAACTATTTTGTAAACTCTATGGTTGGGTACTGTGTTGTTACCAAACAAACcacttcaaaattttaaattgacATGAACATATATGAACTTGTTTAAGGGAAATTAACCATATTCGTAATTATGATATATATATTATGAATacacttaaaacactaaattagGAGACCTAGCAAGACATTATGATTAACTCGTTATCTGGATGTCTGTGTTGTGTTTTATACGGGACTTACTCATTAAAAATGTCAAATTTAATTGTTAGTTATCTTtttgagtaaattgtcaaaatcgtccctgaaATTTGAGTATGTTTGTCAGTTTCATCAAAAACAAatttttttgtaccatattgccCTTCACTTTTGGGCTtatttgccattttcattcaaatGTTTAACTTTGTTGCTAAAATAAACCCTGAGGTTTAGgatattttgtcattttcatctaaatATCTGCcagaaaaaataactaaaattaaacatttagatgaaaatgataaaaaaaatactaatagTAAAGGAtaatatagtacaaaaaaattGTTTTCGGTAAAACTGATAAACATgtccaaacctcatggacgattttgacaatttactctatgTTTTTCAAGACATTATGATTAACTCATTAAAGTCTTAGGATGATGATATAAAATATAAACATCTTATTTGATTATAAACAACTAGGGTAACGGGTCTAACAACTAAAATTTAATCAAAGTTAATATCTTGATTTTCTATTAGTCAATGTATGAGAGAAAAAGGAAATGTATGTAATTGTTAACTTTTTTAtggtatttaatttaattaaagaAAAAACATTGACACGTCATGAAAAACCACCTCGTGGGCGCGCCCATTGGAACGATATCACACATCAGAATCCGGATAATCGAAGAAACCGGTCCAACGGTGTTACGATCCGTTAATTTAACCAAATAATGGCAATCCAGTAAATCCAAACCACAACGAGGGGTAAAACCGTAACAAGGGCAACAGAACTTTCAGTTCGTAACAGACAGCTGCTTACGCAGAGAGGCAACAACTAacccttttctctctctctctctctctctaaccttAACTTCCGCAAAACCTCAAATCATTTTCTTCGATTCAACAACCATGGACTCCGACGAGGTAATATTCCGCCGTTTTCAATAACGGTTGCCACATCAACTCGTTCGATaatataaaacaatatttttttatattttgtttaacCGTTTTTTTAATGTTCTTGATTTGGGTTTCTTGAATTATTTATTAAGGGATCGAGTTTGATCTTTATTGTTTACATTTGTTTGGTGTTTGATTATTGTGTTGTTGTGCATTTGATTGTTTGTTACAGAAATTAACGGCTTTGAAGAAGGCGTATGCGGATATTATATTGAATACTGCGAAAGAAGCAGCCGCAAGAATTATGGTGTCTGAGCGGAAAGCTAGTCGGTTCGAATACGAGTTAAAGAATGCTAAAGAAGATGCGGTTCGGATGCTTTTGAGAGTGAAGCAGATGATGGATTTTCAGGTATGAATGAACATTGTTGTTAAAGGTTAGAGTTTTGATtacttgattttgattttgattttgattttgaattggaattagggtttgtgtgttgtTGTTGGTTTATTGATGGTGTTTAGAGAGGGGTGTTGTTTGGAGGGGTGTTTGCATAGAAAGGGATTGGTTGAATTGCTCTGTTTAGGGTTAAAGAATGAGAATGCTAAATTGTAATTTTGTGTTATAATGAATCTTGTGGTTCGAGTCTTTTGAGTTTGGTTAACGAATGCGTGTGTTTTGGGGGTTTCCTAATGTATGACAAAGGTTTCTTGATTAGTTGGAGACCAATGTTTGCTTTGTCTTTTGTTACTTCAACTATTGTTGTCTTTGTCATTGTTATATAGGTAGCTAATTTGTAACTAGTGACTGTGTATACTAGTTGTAGCTTATATTATGCATTTTTATAGGTTGGATGTAGTTTGATTCATGTTGGAGAATGGGGACTAAAGTATCGTTTCTTTTCATAGGTCTATGTTCAATGCTGGGTGATTCATATGGAACTGAACATATCCTTTTAGTTGTGATTGGGGTTATTGTATAGCGATGACCTTTGCTAGTGACCACACTGAGAACATTAAGCATGTTTGAGCTTGAGATCATGTTGGATGATAGTTAccgaatatcattttcacgtgcATCGCCTCTTAAACTTGGTTATGGAAGTTGATAGGTTATAAATGTCTAGATTTGTAACTTTGGTATTTAGATATCCGTTTCTTTGGATTGGAATTCCAAAATTATAtgacacaaataaacaaacatatcAAATAATATCTCACTCGTAGAGTAGGATATGGGGATGAATATCATGACTGTAGAACCTTGCTTTTGGGTACATAGGAGAACCCTGGTAACTTGGTGGAGAAAATAAAGTTCGGATGAAACTTACAAACATTCACTCAAACAAACTAAACATTATTCTTAGCGTAAGAAAACTTGACACATGTTTACACCTTGTGCAATTCATTGGAACACGGTAAAGAAAGTACCGGCACAATAATTGTGTCACTACTTTGCGAAAGTGCAGGGTTGGAACAAATTTATATTCCTTCGGCTAAAAACTAGTTGGAACAACTAAATCTCCTACAGTCCTACTCCTGTTTCTCTTCTATTATGTTTATCATATAATCATCGTTTCAGCTTATCTCAACTTTGATGCGAGTTTAATTTCACAATCTCTTGTAGCTTTGTACCTACCATTAAGTAGTTTCTCAAGTAAAAATAACGCCTACCTGTTTAATAACGTTTGCAGATTAAGGAAGCAGCAATGGTATCCTGTACCCAACAAAAGAAAATTGACGAGCTTGAAGCGCAGCTTCAGGAAGCCGAAGACATAGTAAAAGACCTCAGGGAGGAATTGAGAGCAGTTGAAGCAGAACTTGAGAATTTTTCACAAAGGAAAGAAGTAAAGCATGCAGTACAAGTAGATAGCGCACCGATTTGTGAATCCGTTACATTCCCTCCCTCAAGAGTACAACACAATTCCTATATAGATCAAACAGACAAAAGCCAGAGACTGTATAATTCTTTATTGCCTTTAAAGAAATCTTTAATCGGGGATTTGCCTTCTATAATACTGAGAAGCAAAGAAACAGAGCTATATAGAAATGGGTGTACTCAAAGAATCCGTGCGTGTGAAGTACTAGGGAAAGCAAATGATTTAAACAGAAACATAAAACCGGAGTCGATTTCTAAAGAGGGTGAAGTGCTAAAGAAAGAAATAGTTTTGGAGCAAGTGAAGGAGACGGAGTTAGCAGTTGATGATTCTTGTTTGACTTCTCCAAGTTCAGTCAGACATACAAATGATACAGCCATCGATGAAAATATAACAAGAACATGCAATAGTCAAAGCACAAGTGGAGAGGAAGTTATGCTCGTGGGACAAGAAAAAGGAGAGGCAGATGTGCCCTCAGTGAGTACGGTGTCGAACGTTGGTAAGATCGGCGAGGTTCCAAGTCAATCTTTGACTGATAGAGTGATAAAGTACACGTTCCAGAGGAAGAGGAAACGGGGTGCTTTGATTGATGGAAGCGGATCTAGTGAACGGAGCCACGAGAACCAAACGGCTCATGTGGGACCTGTGAAGGTGAACTTGATTGGAGAATCAACTCCAGAAAAGATACGTCTGGAACAGGTTGCTCACCAG is from Helianthus annuus cultivar XRQ/B chromosome 9, HanXRQr2.0-SUNRISE, whole genome shotgun sequence and encodes:
- the LOC110879760 gene encoding uncharacterized protein LOC110879760, producing the protein MDSDEKLTALKKAYADIILNTAKEAAARIMVSERKASRFEYELKNAKEDAVRMLLRVKQMMDFQIKEAAMVSCTQQKKIDELEAQLQEAEDIVKDLREELRAVEAELENFSQRKEVKHAVQVDSAPICESVTFPPSRVQHNSYIDQTDKSQRLYNSLLPLKKSLIGDLPSIILRSKETELYRNGCTQRIRACEVLGKANDLNRNIKPESISKEGEVLKKEIVLEQVKETELAVDDSCLTSPSSVRHTNDTAIDENITRTCNSQSTSGEEVMLVGQEKGEADVPSVSTVSNVGKIGEVPSQSLTDRVIKYTFQRKRKRGALIDGSGSSERSHENQTAHVGPVKVNLIGESTPEKIRLEQVAHQLISLSDKKWGW